A stretch of DNA from Chitinispirillum alkaliphilum:
TTTTGAAACCAGGATACATCCTTCAGTATCATTTCCAAACGAAAGAGTTCTTTCATCTGGAATCTCATTTTCTACATCAAAAATGGGTCTTCCTGCCGAAGAGGGGCATGTTAACAGAACAGCAATTTTTGATCGCAATATATTTTCGTTTACAACTAATCTGCAAAATGATTCGGAGCATCTCAGGTTCAACATTACTCCTCAACTGGGTTATATGCACTGGAGTGGAAGAACAGTCTGGACAAGCAATGATGAGAGTATGGGAACTTCACATGGAACAATCGGTTCTTTTCGCAACGGCTGGGCACAGGTTCAGACAGATCTGCATGTTTTAAATGCTTCAGCTAATACAGATTATTATTTGACAGATAATGTTGTCGGCCAGATTGGTGTGCATGGAAAACACTCCCAAATAAAAACCACATCACAGGCCACACAGTTCACCCCGGCGGATTGGCCTGGTAGTTCTCAGGAACTTTCAATTACTGCTGGTGTAAACTCATTAGTGCCAGTTGAAGGTTTTGAAGTTGGGCTCTCTTTGGGTGGAAGTGTTAAGGCAATCAGGAGTTTTACTAAAGGTGGACAAAACAGTTTTCTTGCTCTGGATTTGGATCCAACAGACACTGTAGAATATCCATGGTCTGCCTATGGTGGTGTTCATCTGCGGCCATCAAAAAAGTCCCTTGTATTCTTCAATGTTGCACGGTATAGTCATATCCCTGGGTTACGGGAAAAATTTGGTACTAACGGCAAAATTTATCCTAATCCTGACCTGAAGGAGGAAGTAGGATTTTCTCTGGAAGGTGGATATAGATATCTTGGAGAAAGAATTTTTTTTGAATCTGTACTGTTTAGCAATAAGATGGAAGATGCGATCCTGCTTCTGACTCATGTTGACCGGGGTAAGTATGTAAATCTTGCCCGGGCATCGGCAAGAGGCTTAGAGTCAACACTTCGAATTGAACCAATAAGGCATCTCTCAGTCGAAACACGGGTCACTTTACAGGATATCCTGAATAAAACACATATGTACACCTATTACGGAAACAAAATTCCCAATGAGCCGGGTTTAAGTGGTTTGTTTAAAACAACTGTTGGTCCTCTTAAAGGGATGACGATCCAGTACTGGCTTGACTATAAATCATTTTTCTTTAGAGATTATGCAAATAAACAGCGTGTTCCTCATTCCCAAGAGCAATTTGGAACCGTATCGCATAATGGGATGGTATCCTGGAGTTCAGGAGACAGACTATCTCTTTCTGTTTCATTCAGGAATTTTGATGGGGATTTGATGAGGTATGAGGATGTTGTGACAACACCGGGCTCTGATCGTTCATGGGTTTTGGTTCCGAAAAATGAATGGAGCGTTACTGCTAAGGTTTCATTTTAGAAAAAATTTACAAGATAATATAAATACAACACAGGAGATGTTATGCGCCAAAATATTAAAGCAGTTTTGTACGCTTTTACTGTAGGATCGCTATTTTTGTTTGGATGTTCGGATAATTTGGTAAATTCTAACAAAAAAGAACCAGTCATTATTACTCACCCAAAGAGTATAGAGATTGATATAGGTAACTCATTCAGTTTGGCTGTTTCAGTAGAAGATGAAAAATCACTCTCGTTTCAGTGGTATAAAAACGAAAGTGAGATTAATGGAGCGACCGATTCGGTTTTTGGTATAGAAAACGTCAGAATGTCAGATATGGGGCAATACTATGTTGTTGTTTCAAACAAATCCGCAAGCGTAAAAAGTAATACTGCCTTGGTATCTATTGTTAATACTGATACCAGCGGAAAACCTGTTATTGTAAATCAAAGCCGATCAAAAGCAATGGATTTAGGTACACCTTTGAAATTGTTTATTCAGGTATCCGGAGATTCTCCATTTACATACGTTTGGTATAAAAATGATAGTGTTCTTGAATCGGAAGCAGATAGTACTCTTGATCTGGGAGTTTTATCTTCTGGAAATGTAGGTGAATACTATGCTATTGTCTCAAATTCAAAAGGGGCTGATACCAGCGAAATCATTATAGTAACTGCAAAACCAGGCGATCTTTTCATAATGCAATCAGATTTTCAATCCGGTGTTATCCGTTCCATATCTTCAACCGTTAATTCTATCTCCGGATTCAACTTACCGGTACACAGCGATGCTACACTACGTACCCATGGTGGTTTTTTATATGTGATCGAAAGGATGGGAGCAGATAATATTCTCAAATATGATCCATCAAAAAGCGGAGATAAAGGAGTAGTATATCAAACCAATCTTGGAAATAACTGGAATCCACAGGATATGGTTTTCAGAAGTAATACCAAAGCGTATATCTCAAATATGAATGAACCAAAGATAACAGTGTTCAATCCGTCAACCGGCAAAATCAGGGAAAATATCAATATTTCAGAATATACATTTAATAAAGAAGCCAATATCACTCCATACGCAAATGCTATGGTTCTTGTAGGAACAGATCTGTATGTTATGCTTCAGAGACGAGATGGATGGAGTCCCGGGGCTCCAACATTACTTCTGAAAATAGATACCGAAACAGATAAAATCACTGATACCATTCCACTGCAATTCAAAAATGGTCATTCTATGGTCTACAATAACGGAGCTCTTTATGTCTCAAATCCGGGAACCCTTTCCAGTATAAATGATGGTGCAATTGAAAGGGTTGACCTTGCTACAAAAACTGTTACTACTGTTATTAAAGGAGAGACCCTCGGTGGATCTCCTAATTATATTGTACACAAGAGCGGCAACTCCTTTTACATAACAAATTATGTTGGATGGCAAAGTGTTCAGGTCCTTGAAATTAATGCCTCTACCGGTTCAGTGACCAATGTTTTGCCAAATGTTATAGACGCTTTCGGTGGTATTTATTACGATAAGGAAAGTGAAATTCTCTATGTCGGAGAGAGGGATATTGATGAGATGGGAATACGTATATTCAAAAATAATCAGCAGATAGGCTCTTCTGTAAAAAGCGAAGACTGTCTACCTCCCACAAGCCTTGTTGTAGTCCGATAACAGAGTATTAATCCGAAGCTGTTGGTGTAAAAGCTAACAGCCTCTTTTTAAGGCAGTTATGAAACGACATCATATATTTACAGTAATTATTGCTTTTTCTTTGTCTTTTTGGTATTGCTCAGAGTCTGACAAACCAGTTTCTAAGTCTCCTGAACGGATTATATCTCTTGCCCCCAGTATAACAGAAACCCTTTTTGCACTTGGACTTGGCGAAAAGATAATTGGTATCACCTCCTACTGCAAATACCCGCCTCAAACCGAACAGATAGAAAAAATCGGTGGTTATGCAGATGCCAACCTCGAGAGGATCATTACTCTGAGGCCAGATGTGGTTGTTATGACAAGTGAACATGAGAAACAGAGAGTGTATCTTGAGCGCTTTGGCATTAATACACTGGTGGTTGAAAACCATTCAAGTGCAGCAATATGCAGCTCCTTTTCACTGATAGGCCGGTACTGTGGAATAACCGATATGTCTGACAGCCTTGTAGCCTACTTTAAAAACAAGATGGAATGGTTGGAAATCGCAGGAAATCAAAATCCACCGAAAATTCTCATCTGTGTTGGCAGAGATAATCCGGGAGCCGGAAGGATTGGAAGTATATTTGCAGCCGGGAAGAGCACTTTTTATAACGATCTTATAGAAGCCGCGGGAGGCGTAAATGCATATTCTTTACCCTCACCATCATATCCCAGGCTTTCTCCTGAAGGTATCATGTCACTTGCACCCGACATAATAATCGATATCGCACCCTCTATGGGAGATTACACCTGCAGCCTGCTTGTGGAAGACTGGTATTCACTCTCAAGAGTACCAGCTGTAAGAAAGGGAAATGTTTTCTGTCTCTCCGGGGATTATGCAACTATTCCCGGGCCAAGAATACTTCTTCTGCTTGATGACATAAGAGAGATAATATCTGATTTAGTAGTAATTGAAGAAAGATAAATATGGTATCTGTTCAAAATATCCTTGAGATGAATAATGTATATGCAGGGTATGGCTCCGGAGAAATTTTACAGGGAGTTTCATTTTCGGTTCAAGTAAATGAGAAGTGGGCTATACTTGGCCGCAATGGCACAGGTAAATCTACGCTTATCAAGCTCATTGCTGGTATACTGCAGACACGCAGAGGTACGGTTTTTGTAAATGGGCAGAATATTCTCAGGTACCCTTCCAAAAAGCGTGCCCGGACTATGGCTTATGTACCACAAAAACCGGATGGAATCATTCCATATTCAGTGCATGACTTTGTGATGCTTGGTAGGTATAGTTTGATGGGACCACTGGGAGTTGCATCCAGGGAGGATCGTGTTGCAGTTAGTGAGGCAATGGATCTGTGTGATATAGTACATCTTCAAAACAGGATGATGAGCACGTTAAGCGGAGGTGAATTTCAAAGAGTGCTACTGGCTTCAAGTGTGGCTCAGCAAACTCCGATTCTTCTTCTCGATGAACCGACATCATCTCTTGATCCTGCACACGAACGCCTCTTTTTTGATGCGCTCAGCAGAATTCATCAAAAACGTGAACTAACAGTCATTATGATAACTCATGATATTAACACTGCAATGATCCATTGCACTCATGTATGCGCTCTTTTAAACGGAAAAGTAGCATTCAAGGGAAGCTGCGAAGAGTTCAGAAATGAATGCCCGCTCATTCTTGATAAAATATTCGGTGTAAATTTCCACGAATACGTATGTAAAGGGGAACAAACACACGCTTATGGAGCCTGGGGGTTACAATGCCATCTCTGAAAAGAGCATATGTGATGATCCCACTATTAATTTTAATCTCTGTTTTGTCATTGTTTATAACTCCTGGAATTGGGATTACCTGGATCTCTCCTCTGGACATTTTACATAACAATGACCTCCGTTATATTTTCTTTTCTATTCGTATACCACGTACCCTGACAGCTTTTTTCGCTGGCGGTGGTCTTGCAATAGCCGGCATGATCTACCAGGCAATATTTCGCAATCCCCTTGCATGTCCCCATATTCTGGGTGTCTCAAGTGGCGCATCACTGGGAGCTGCATTATGTATTGTCGCAGGGGCCGCAGGCTCCGTTTATGGTTTGCCAATTGTAACTTTTGGAGCATTTACCGGTGCAGTACTTTCGGTGCTTATCGTATGTCTGTTTGCCTGGAGCTATGAAAGTAACTCAAGCACACTTCTGCTGGCAGGAGTAGTAGTCGCAACTGTATGCTCGGGGCTGATAATGTTTATTCATCTGATCGGCGGAATTCACAAATCTTTTCAGATACTTCGCTGGATCATGGGCGGGGTGGATGGAGTAAGCTATCCACTTTTAATCCTGATGCTTGCACCTCTTATGGTGTTCTTTGGTATTACTGCGGTTCTGACACCAAGGCTCGATCTTTTTTTGACTGGTGATGATATCGCACATTCGAGAGGAATAAATGTAAGGGCAAGCAGAAATATACTGATCATCTCAACAGCTCTTGCGGTAGGTGCAGTTGTGGCTGCGTGCGGGCCAATAGGCTTTGTGGGAATTATCGCTCCGCATGCCTGCAGAATGATGATACCTGGTATCCGGCATCGCCTCCTCTCATTGTGTTCATTTTTACTTGGGGGAACGTTTCTTGTGCTTGCTGATACTCTTGCAAGATCTCTTGCTCCGCCGGCAGAAATTCCTGTTGGAATTATAACCTCTCTTTTGGGAGGTCCGTTTTTCCTTATAGTGCTTGCAAGAAGAAAAAAACGTTATCTGATGTAAGGGTTAAAATGATGAAAAGCAAAAGTCTGATGATTCAGGGTACCGCAAGCTCCAGTGGAAAATCGCTTATTGCCGCTGCACTCTGCCGTATACTCCATCAGGATGGATTCAGGGTAGCTCCGTTCAAGGCACAGAACATGTCCAATAACTCATTTGTAACTGCGGATGGTTTAGAAATGGGACGGGCGCAGGTTGTACAGGCTTATGCTGCAGGAATTCTTCCGGATGTACGGATGAATCCGGTCCTTCTTAAACCATCATCAGATACCGGGGCGCAGGTTGTACTCAAAGGTAAAGCCACCAGCTTTATGAGTGCGCGTGATTGGCATCAGACAAGAGAGATGCTAAAAAAAACAGTCTGCGAATGTTACAATTCCATTTCCGGTGAATACGATATCATGATATTGGAGGGAGCTGGAAGCCCTGCAGAAATCAATTTGAAAAAGAACGATATAGTAAATATGGGAATGGCGGAGATGGCGGATGCCCCTGTAATTATCGTAGGAGATATCGACAGAGGTGGAGTTTTCGCCTCACTTGTTGGAACGATTCAGCTGCTTGAGCCGCATGAACGCAAAAGAGTAAAGGGTTTTATTATCAATAAATTCAGGGGTGATGTTGACCTTCTAAAACCAGGGCTTGATCAGCTCACCCAATTAACCGGTATACCTACACTTGGAGTTGTTCCCTGGATTGAACACTGTATAGATGATGAGG
This window harbors:
- a CDS encoding TonB-dependent receptor, which encodes MDDSDISSWGISNSSDSSVNRYYNANSSNDLELEQIVVTAGRRQKLLEKTQSFSVIRPEEWQGTTKSVADVIAEQTGIQTIRYGGTGSFQTVSVRGIQGNKVLVLLDGIPLNSAMGGAVDLGGISPQRIGEIEIYKGVVPGEFGGNSLGGVINLRSKNMMKSQTVASSMSRGAYGYRNHYFEAASDKIDNVYIFGSADYTSSDNDWPFLNRNRTPYNPHDDRKDTVQNHHYSHFETRIHPSVSFPNERVLSSGISFSTSKMGLPAEEGHVNRTAIFDRNIFSFTTNLQNDSEHLRFNITPQLGYMHWSGRTVWTSNDESMGTSHGTIGSFRNGWAQVQTDLHVLNASANTDYYLTDNVVGQIGVHGKHSQIKTTSQATQFTPADWPGSSQELSITAGVNSLVPVEGFEVGLSLGGSVKAIRSFTKGGQNSFLALDLDPTDTVEYPWSAYGGVHLRPSKKSLVFFNVARYSHIPGLREKFGTNGKIYPNPDLKEEVGFSLEGGYRYLGERIFFESVLFSNKMEDAILLLTHVDRGKYVNLARASARGLESTLRIEPIRHLSVETRVTLQDILNKTHMYTYYGNKIPNEPGLSGLFKTTVGPLKGMTIQYWLDYKSFFFRDYANKQRVPHSQEQFGTVSHNGMVSWSSGDRLSLSVSFRNFDGDLMRYEDVVTTPGSDRSWVLVPKNEWSVTAKVSF
- a CDS encoding periplasmic binding protein, with product MKRHHIFTVIIAFSLSFWYCSESDKPVSKSPERIISLAPSITETLFALGLGEKIIGITSYCKYPPQTEQIEKIGGYADANLERIITLRPDVVVMTSEHEKQRVYLERFGINTLVVENHSSAAICSSFSLIGRYCGITDMSDSLVAYFKNKMEWLEIAGNQNPPKILICVGRDNPGAGRIGSIFAAGKSTFYNDLIEAAGGVNAYSLPSPSYPRLSPEGIMSLAPDIIIDIAPSMGDYTCSLLVEDWYSLSRVPAVRKGNVFCLSGDYATIPGPRILLLLDDIREIISDLVVIEER
- a CDS encoding Iron(III) dicitrate transport ATP-binding protein FecE, with the protein product MVSVQNILEMNNVYAGYGSGEILQGVSFSVQVNEKWAILGRNGTGKSTLIKLIAGILQTRRGTVFVNGQNILRYPSKKRARTMAYVPQKPDGIIPYSVHDFVMLGRYSLMGPLGVASREDRVAVSEAMDLCDIVHLQNRMMSTLSGGEFQRVLLASSVAQQTPILLLDEPTSSLDPAHERLFFDALSRIHQKRELTVIMITHDINTAMIHCTHVCALLNGKVAFKGSCEEFRNECPLILDKIFGVNFHEYVCKGEQTHAYGAWGLQCHL
- a CDS encoding Iron(III) dicitrate transport system permease protein FecD, yielding MPSLKRAYVMIPLLILISVLSLFITPGIGITWISPLDILHNNDLRYIFFSIRIPRTLTAFFAGGGLAIAGMIYQAIFRNPLACPHILGVSSGASLGAALCIVAGAAGSVYGLPIVTFGAFTGAVLSVLIVCLFAWSYESNSSTLLLAGVVVATVCSGLIMFIHLIGGIHKSFQILRWIMGGVDGVSYPLLILMLAPLMVFFGITAVLTPRLDLFLTGDDIAHSRGINVRASRNILIISTALAVGAVVAACGPIGFVGIIAPHACRMMIPGIRHRLLSLCSFLLGGTFLVLADTLARSLAPPAEIPVGIITSLLGGPFFLIVLARRKKRYLM